Within the Arachis duranensis cultivar V14167 chromosome 10, aradu.V14167.gnm2.J7QH, whole genome shotgun sequence genome, the region CTCCCTAATCACAACAAAACATTTATACTTTAACTATATCTCAACCTACATAACATATCATACAAAAGTAGTCAAAATCACAAttaaatttgaacttatcaGTATTCGAGATTCTGACGAAGGGTCACACAGAGGCTCTATTGACACCCATTACTGGCTTGACGACACTGCACAAGGTACTTTAACCGGTCAGACTCGATCACCCGGTACTCAGCACTCTTGTAAATACTGTAGTTCTTCACACCCTGAAGGCTGAAGCACCGCCTCTCGACTTTTGAACCTGTGGCCGACTCGAAATTCTACCCCGCCGTCTAGGTTGTAATCCTCTTCACATGTGTCAGAAACTGAGGTCCTCTCTTGCATCGCGTCTAGATGTAGACTGTGATAGTGACTTGGGATTGCCGATAGCGCCGGAATCGAGTGAGGTGGAGGCAGCACATGGCGTGCCACAGCCCCGGTAGGTGTCTCCGGCACAAACTCATCCTCATCGCCACCATCAGACGACTCATTGTCCGCACTATCCGCCACGTAATCTTCGTCCGACTCCTCCTCACCCTCCTCTGCCTTATGCTCTGGAGTGGCGACATGAATGGGTGGTGGTGCGAGAGGTCGGTCATCCTGCACATAGGTATCGTGTACGGaaccaccactaccaccatgACCCACCTCAGCCGACAGCTCCATTACCTGTTCTACCATGATCCTCCCATGGATGTCGAACATCAGTCGCACATGCTTGTCCCTTTGAAGTCAGAATAGTCGAAACCGAAAGACTTCGTTTCTCATGGGTGCCAGCAACCTATACCCCACCCTTCCTATCTTTCTCGCTTGTGTACCACCGGGCttgctcaatatcaaactcttcaaaTCCGACAACATCTCCACACGCTGAGTGTGAAACAATATCGGATCCTCACACTCAAATGTCACCCAATTGTCGCCATTTCTCATACGACAATTGGAATAAACAAGCACAAATATGAATGAACTATTATTGGCCATTGAGCTTTGTTTTTGTGAGAAAACGAGACagaaaaatgatataaaatgtGTGTAGAGAATACCAAAGGTTACATGTGTCACGCTAAGGtgccttatctcgtttacagtgtaaacgagatacaagCATTGTCatctcatttacactgtaaatgagacaaggtaagaaaatttaaattgataaatacttttaaaattatttattttgataaatattacatttattttatttattaaaataaaaaatttaaatttaaatatttaactaaatgatcaaattactaattaaatatttttctaagctaaatgatttaaattttaaatttaaattcaacttTAATATACACGGagtatcatatcatatcataaaaTAACAACTAATTTTCAAGGGTTTGCTTTGAAACTTGATAAAAGTAGCAAGGAGCCAAGGAACACATAAACATGATTGATGGTCCTATATCCAATTAGACAAACATATGTAGGCCTCTAATCAAATCATGCGTAGGTTCTTCCTTTAACTTAAAACTAATCAAGTGAGAAAAACGGACTACTTAAGAAGTTGATTAATTAAAGCTGAAGCAAGGCATAAGATccagttttaaatttcaaaactaaAAAGTAGAAACAGTTTCTACAAAACTTATGAGAGTAGACCTGAATTGTAAGTGCCAAAATAGTGGTGATTTTTTACTCTCAAAACATTCAACCAATCACTTTCACTGTTCCCTTTCCCTTTTGCTACTCTCATTCTTCTGCATTCAGCATTCaccttcatcttcatcttctcaccatCTGGCACCTTTCTTTGTTCCTTTTCCATCCATTAGGGTTCACTTTCTACAACTATTAATTCCGTTCTGCTTCCGCAGATGCTGCTCTCATGCTGAACAATTCGGGGTTCCATTCCGCCACTTGCAACGACTTCCTTTCCAATTCGTTGAATCACTGCGGCATTGGTTGATCGACGCACTCCTTTTCCCCCTCACTGCATGAAAGTTTCATTCTTTGCCAGAAGAGGCCAACTTTCACTGCCCAATTCGTTGCCCTGTCGCTTTTAGCGGAAATTTTGGACTTGGGGTTTGCTTTCAAAATTACAGCTTTGTTGCCGTTTGCGTGCTTCCTCACGTTGATGTAGTTCTTTATGGTTTTATTGCCATCAAACATCTGCAGTGTAGGGTATTGTTGTAGTTGATAACTTGCTGTAGTGTAGATTGTATTGTTTTTTCTTTGGTTTGTTGATTTTGAAGATTATGAAGAGGCAGAAAACTGAACCTTCCAATTCGAGGAGGTTTAGGTTGTCCCAATTTTTGTTTGCTGTTGGGGTGTTATATTTGGTTTTCATTTCGTGCAAGTTTCCTCAAATTCTGAAGATTGTGTCAACGATAAGTGGGGATGAGATTTATGGTGGATTGGATGGTGCCGCTGCTGTTGGTGGCTCAGAAGGTTCAGAGTTGAGCAAGCCTTTTGTTAGTTCTGTTTATCGAGATTCACTTCACCGGAGGCTAGAGGATAGCACGGACAAGGATGCTCCCTTGAGACCCAACAAAGTTTCACTGAAGGAGGAAGAACATGGTGGTGAATCCGTGGAGCGTGTTCCTCAGAAGTATGGCAGGATTACTGGAAGAATCATGCGGCAAATGAATAGGACAAACAATTTATCTGTGCTTGAGAGAATGACAGATGAGGCATGGACATTGGGGCTGAAGGCTTGGGGAGAATTAGACACGGCTGATGACGTGGAGTCCGGAGAGAACTCTATCGTCGAAGGAAAGCCTGAGTCCTGTCCTTCTTGGATATCAATGACtggggatgaattgcagaaggGAGATGGCTTGATGTTTCTACCTTGCGGGCTAGCAGCAGGTTCTTCAATCACTGTGGTGGGGACACCCCATTTTGCTCATAAGGAATATGTTCCTAAGCTTGGGAAGTTGAGGAAAAGTGATGGATTGGTTGCAGTTTCACAGTTCATGGTTGAGTTACAAGGACTAAAGTCAGTTGAAGGGGAAGATCCTCCGAAGATTCTTCACCTGAATCCTCGGTTAAGAGGGGACTGGAGCAAACGGCCAGTTATCGAGCATAATACCTGCTATCGAATGCACTGGGGAACAGCACAAAGATGTGATGGCTTGCCAACTGAGGACGATGAAGGAATGCTTGGTATGATGTATAACATTGCATATGCACTTTCAATTGTTTTATCTAGAAACATTGTGCTGCAAAATAGTGCCCTCTTGTCCATAATGTTAATTGTTAAATGAAACAAAGCGAGAAAAGTAAAATGGTCTGACAACTTGGAATTcgtgaaataagaaaaaattactAATGGCCATCAAAATAAGTAGCAACTTGTTACATTGTTAACGAAACAGAAGAATGTATGTTGTCGTGCATGATTGGGTTAGCTTGTATTTAGAAAAGCCTCTAACCAAAATTGTAGACAGAGTTATATGGTTAATAATTTTTATGGCCCTTCATATGGAAAAATTATATCTGAGAGCAGTAATCCTTTAGTCTCTAACTTGCGCAGAAATTCTTGGATTAACTTTTTGGGTGTCAATTCAATGCACAAATAAACCTTTTGATTATGTTTGGCAGTCGATGGGTTTAGGCGATGTGAAAGATGGATGCGGAGTGACATTGTAGACTCAAAAGAGTCCAAGACAACATCATGGTTCAAGCGGTTTATAGGGCGTGAGCAGAAGCCAGAAGTGACTTGGCCATTTCCTTTTGTAGAGGGTAGAATGTTTGTCCTTACCCTGCGTGCTGGTGTTGATGGGTACCATATTAATGTTGGGGGTCGCCATATGACTTCATTTCCATACCGAACGGTAATTAATTAACACATGTCAGTTGCCTTTATTTTATGGTTGCACCCAATATCTTGATTGAGTGGAATTATGTATATTTACTTATTCTTGTTAATCATTTGTCACGGAAATAACTTTCCCATTGTTGTTGCTTTTATTAacttgaaaacttaaaaaacatatATCTATGTCAagttttaatataaaaagaatttttttggtACCTTCATAACGATTGGAAGTATCACCTTTACTGTGTCATAGGGTGTCCGTTTGGCTTaaacaacaagaaaaattgGGACTAATTGACATCTGCTGCAATCCATACTGGTTCTGCTGTGGGATACAGCTTACTTTTTTCCTGATGACTTTCTTTTCAACTTTATCGTCAGGGTTTTACACTTGAAGATGCTACAGGATTGGCAGTTAAAGGAGATGTTGATGTTCATTCTGTCTTTGCTACTTCGCTACCTACTTCACACCCAAGTTTCTCACCTCAACGAGTACTGGAAATGTCTGAAACATGGAAAGCAAGTCCTCTACCCAAACACCCTATTAAAATGTTTGTTGGAGTCCTTTCTGCTTCAAATCACTTTGCAGAACGTATGGCAGTTCGAAAAACGTGGATGCAAGCAGCTGCGATAAAGTCTTCAGATGTAGTAGTACGATTTTTTGTTGCATTGGTATGACTTcttccttttgtttttcttatatatattgcGTAGAAGCATACACTACAATGATTTGATCATTACATCAACATGAAGAAATGCATGTTAATTCTCAGAACCCATATGCAGTAATGCAGATAATTTATATTGAAATGTCTGTATTAACTATAATGTGGTTTGTGAAGAAATTTTTTTGCCCAATTTATACATAAGATGCTTGAAATTTTGCAAGGCATTTGTGTGTATTTTGATTCATGCTTCACTATTGttcttttactattttttatttataatatggCTAAATTTTGTATTTGTGGCTACCATAAAACGATCGTCATGAAGAATCCAAGGAAGGAAGTAAATGCAGTGCTGAGGAAGGAGGCTGCTTACTTTGGTGATATTGTCATTATGCCCTTTATGGACCGCTATGAGCTTGTTGTGCTTAAAACCCTGGCTATCTGTGAGTTTGGGGTTAGTACATTCTTAAACTTTGTCAGCTAAGCTTTTCTGtttcttctgtttttattttgtacGGGTGCTGGGTGTCGGTGACTTGCATTTATACAGCTGGTGTCGGGTCACCTTCCTCAAATCTGAATTGTTGTATACACTCTAGTTACATCAGCTGTATATTTTTGTCTTGCAGATCCAAAATGTGACAGCTGCATATATCATGAAATGTGATGATGACACTTTTATTAGGGTGGACACTGTCTTGAGAGAAATTGAAGCTGTACCTCGTAAAAAGCCGCTTTATATGGGGAATCTCAATCTCTTACACCGGCCTCTGAGACACGGCAAATGGGCAGTTACTTACGAGGTATGGAAGTTGCCACATTTAGTTGTAGTAGTTAATATATGGTGTGTGTATTTCTAATGGTAGATACTGAGCAAGAATCTAAACAAATTTTGACAACTCCGGGGAACAGTTTTGGCCAAAGAGAATTATTTATTGCCTTTTGGTTATCCAAATAATGCATATTCAGCACATGACGGAGCTTAAATTAGACTAGAGTTTTAGCAGGATTCTATTTTCCTCGGTAGCTGTTCTTGTTGTTGGTGGTGACAAGTACAAGAGAATTGCATAGCTTGGTGCTATATGGCTTATTCTTTCCTTCTCTTAAGGATGATGTTTCTGTTGTTGCAGGAGTGGCCTGAAGAAGTATATCCTCCTTATGCAAATGGCCCTGCATACGTAATTTCCGAAGAT harbors:
- the LOC107468120 gene encoding hydroxyproline O-galactosyltransferase GALT2, which codes for MKRQKTEPSNSRRFRLSQFLFAVGVLYLVFISCKFPQILKIVSTISGDEIYGGLDGAAAVGGSEGSELSKPFVSSVYRDSLHRRLEDSTDKDAPLRPNKVSLKEEEHGGESVERVPQKYGRITGRIMRQMNRTNNLSVLERMTDEAWTLGLKAWGELDTADDVESGENSIVEGKPESCPSWISMTGDELQKGDGLMFLPCGLAAGSSITVVGTPHFAHKEYVPKLGKLRKSDGLVAVSQFMVELQGLKSVEGEDPPKILHLNPRLRGDWSKRPVIEHNTCYRMHWGTAQRCDGLPTEDDEGMLVDGFRRCERWMRSDIVDSKESKTTSWFKRFIGREQKPEVTWPFPFVEGRMFVLTLRAGVDGYHINVGGRHMTSFPYRTGFTLEDATGLAVKGDVDVHSVFATSLPTSHPSFSPQRVLEMSETWKASPLPKHPIKMFVGVLSASNHFAERMAVRKTWMQAAAIKSSDVVVRFFVALNPRKEVNAVLRKEAAYFGDIVIMPFMDRYELVVLKTLAICEFGIQNVTAAYIMKCDDDTFIRVDTVLREIEAVPRKKPLYMGNLNLLHRPLRHGKWAVTYEEWPEEVYPPYANGPAYVISEDIVNYIVSQHKNRNLRLFKMEDVSMGMWVEQFNNTMAAVQYSHNWKYCQYGCMENYFTAHYQSPRQMMCLWDKWSRGHARCCNF